The Pseudomonas sp. SCA2728.1_7 DNA segment CCATGGAAATGCCAGAACACCGGATTCACATGGGAAGAGAACGGGTCGCCGAGAAAGTCGTTTTCCGGGGCGAACCAGCGCGCGGCGAAGTCGTCGAGATCCCGCGCCATAGGTACCGGCTGACCGTTGGAAGGGTCGCGCGGCACCGACGCCCAGCGCATGTGCAGCCAGTCGTGCAGACCGAGTTCCACTTCCGAGCCGAACTGGCCCAACGTCAATTTCGACAGATATTGCGGATCACGGTACTGCGATTCCCAGACTTCAAAATTGCTTTGATAGGTCTCGGCGGTTTTCAGATCGCTGACCCACTGGGTGTATTCATCATCTTCGGCCGCCAGCCAGGTTGGCGGCAGCGCCGTGCCATCGTGGTTGTCGAAGTAGCGCGCGAAGCCCTGGCGATCGCGGATCAGCTCCGGTTGCGGCAATGGGAAGAACTGCCACGACGGCAGATCCATCATCGAGCGCGCCGTGCCGAGCATGTGCCGGTGCATGAAAAAGAAATCGATGCCGGAGCCGTTGCGATCCTTGTGCACACCGCGGGCGTCGCGCTCCTTGTCACGCGGACCAGGCTGCCAGCCCAAGCCGCGTAACGCGTTGCGCTTGTCCTCGGACAGGGTGTGCCACTTGTCACGGGTGGCGTGCCAGACCTGATGGAACAGGCGATGTTCGGGCGAAACTAACCACGCCAGCAATGGCTCGTTGAGTGGCGTGCGTTGGCGGGCTTCAGGGAACAGGCATTTGACCGCGATAAAGCGATTGTCCTGAGCGGGCAAGGCCAACGGGCGATCAAGGCGCTGCACCGTGCCACTGAGGGTGCCGCTGCCGGCATTGCCGAAGTCAGCCCAGACTTCATCGAGGATCATGTTCAGTTCGTAATCGACGCGACCGTCCGTACCGAGCAGACGCCAGCTCAGTTTCGAAGCCTCGGCCCCGGCCAGATCGCCGAGAATTCGGTAACGAGGTGTTTCGTCACTGCGCAAACGCTCGGCGGTGTCGAGAAAGCCGTTCACGCCCCGGCCCTTCTGACCGATGTCGACAAACACTTCCAGCCCTTCAGCCGGCAAGCCATCGAGGCCGGCGTCAATGCCGGTAAATCGAATTTTCCAGACCCCGCGCAAGGCGTTGGCCAAGCGCTGCCCGGCCACGTCAGCGACATCGAAAGACGCCTCACCCGGAGTAATCGTCGGGTCAGGCTTCGTCCATTCACGGTGCCCGAAATAAGCCGCAGGCACGGCAGCGCCAGTCAACGCCAGGCCTGCCATGAACCATCGTCGAGAAATCCTCATTGCCCTACCTGTGTCAGCCATGAAGCAGGCTTTATCCAAGCTAGAACGTTTGCTGCGCGGGTAAATTTATGGGGGTTGCGATCTTTTAACCCGGCGACCTAAATTCCACGGCCATTCACTCGTTCTTCCCAGATAGCAAAGGCCTCTGCGCCTGCACCTCGACGGCGAACCTGACTGAGATGGCAATGACAAAACCACGTTCGAAAAAGGCTCTTTTCATTGGCCTGCCGCTGGCTCTGGCGATCAGTGCCGGCGCTGCTTTCGCGGTCTGGGATATCTGGTTCAAGGACAATCCCGGCTATCCGCACAAGGTCATGCAGCAGGCCGAAGCGCTGCACGAACACATGCTCTCGTTCGACAGTCACATCACCGTCACCCAGGATTTCGGCACCACCGGTAACGAAGTCGACAAGGACGGCAGTGGCCAGTTCGATCTGGTCAAAGCCAACCGTGGTCGCCTGTCCGGTGCGGCGCTGACGATTTTCGGCTGGCCGGAAATCTGGAACGGTGCCAACGCGCCACACAAACCTACCGCCGGTTTCGTCGACGAAGCACGCAATCAGCAGGAAATCCGCTACAAGATCATTTCCGGCATGGTCCGCGACTTTCCCAACCAGGTCGGGATCGCCTACACCCCTGCCGATTTCCGCCGCCTGCACGGCGAAGGCAAGTTTGCGATTTTCATCAGCATGCTCAACGCCTACCCGCTCGGCCACGACCTCAACCTGCTGGATCTGTGGACGGCGCGGGGTATGCGCATGTTTGGCTTCAGCTACATCGGCAACAACGACTGGGCTGACTCGTCGCGGCCGCTGCCGTTTTTCAATGATTCGCCGGACGCCCTCGATGGCCTGTCGGATCTGGGCAAGCAAGCGGTCAAACGCCTCAACGACCTGGGCGTGATCATTGATGTCTCGCAGATGTCGACCAAGGCCCTGGAGCAGGTCGCGCAACTGAGCCGCACACCGTTGGTGGCGTCGCACTCGGCACCACGGGCGATGGTGGACATCCCGCGCAACCTCAGCGACAAGGAATTGCAGCTGATCAAGAACAGCGGTGGCGTGGTGCAGATCGTCGGTTTCTCGCAGTACCTGCGCCCGCTGACCCAAGGCACCCAGGACAAGCTCAACGAACTGCGCAAACGCTACGACCTGCCGCCGCTGCCAAACCTGGCCATGGCGCTGATGCCGGGCGACCCGATTATCGCCGCATGGTCCGAGCAGAAGTTCGGCGAGTACGCCGGCCAGCTCTACGCCATCCTCGAAGAGGAACCGAAAGCCAGCCTCAAGGACTTGGGCGACGCCATCGATTACACGGTGCGCAAGATCGGCATCGACCACGTCGGCATCAGCTCGGACTTCAACGAAGGGGGCGGCGTCAAAGGCTGGGAGAACGTCGGCGAAATCCGCAACGTCACCGCTGAACTGATTTCACGCGGCTACTCCGAAGCCGACATCGCCAAGCTCTGGGGCGGCAACTTTCTGCGCGTCTGGGATCAGGTCGAGAAATCTGCCAAACCGGCGCTGGCCACTGCTCGTGATGCGGTCAAGCCATGAGCAACCGTCGTGACTTCTTGAAGCAGGCCGGGATTCTCGCGGCGGCACTGCCATTGGGTGCGAGCCTGCCAAACGTCGCCGCCGCCGCGCCCGCAGCGCCCGCGACAACACTGCCGCGCGACAAGTGGGGGCAGTTGCAGCAGTTGTTCAATCAGGATCCTGACTACCTGCACTTTTCCAACTTCCTGATCACCACCCACCCGAGACCGGTGCGCGAGGCGATTGAAATGCACCGCGCCGCCCTCGATAAAAACCCCGGGCTGGCGATGGACTGGGACGTCGGTGTGATCGAACAGCGCGAACACGATGTACGCGTCTGGGCCGGCCAATACCTGCAAGCCGATGCCAGGCAAATCGCCCTGACCGGCAGCACCACCGAAGGTCTGACGATGATT contains these protein-coding regions:
- a CDS encoding PvdJ/PvdD/PvdP-like protein, whose protein sequence is MRISRRWFMAGLALTGAAVPAAYFGHREWTKPDPTITPGEASFDVADVAGQRLANALRGVWKIRFTGIDAGLDGLPAEGLEVFVDIGQKGRGVNGFLDTAERLRSDETPRYRILGDLAGAEASKLSWRLLGTDGRVDYELNMILDEVWADFGNAGSGTLSGTVQRLDRPLALPAQDNRFIAVKCLFPEARQRTPLNEPLLAWLVSPEHRLFHQVWHATRDKWHTLSEDKRNALRGLGWQPGPRDKERDARGVHKDRNGSGIDFFFMHRHMLGTARSMMDLPSWQFFPLPQPELIRDRQGFARYFDNHDGTALPPTWLAAEDDEYTQWVSDLKTAETYQSNFEVWESQYRDPQYLSKLTLGQFGSEVELGLHDWLHMRWASVPRDPSNGQPVPMARDLDDFAARWFAPENDFLGDPFSSHVNPVFWHFHGWIDDRVEDWYRAHERFHPGQVTRLEVNGVKWFAPGRWVEVADPWLGPDTHGCSTTPGLQVGRSVEMDPETMKLALRITFGEDEQKLANLFRRVPQRPWYARNLKPKQTSA
- the pvdM gene encoding pyoverdine-tailoring dipeptidase-like protein PvdM; this translates as MTKPRSKKALFIGLPLALAISAGAAFAVWDIWFKDNPGYPHKVMQQAEALHEHMLSFDSHITVTQDFGTTGNEVDKDGSGQFDLVKANRGRLSGAALTIFGWPEIWNGANAPHKPTAGFVDEARNQQEIRYKIISGMVRDFPNQVGIAYTPADFRRLHGEGKFAIFISMLNAYPLGHDLNLLDLWTARGMRMFGFSYIGNNDWADSSRPLPFFNDSPDALDGLSDLGKQAVKRLNDLGVIIDVSQMSTKALEQVAQLSRTPLVASHSAPRAMVDIPRNLSDKELQLIKNSGGVVQIVGFSQYLRPLTQGTQDKLNELRKRYDLPPLPNLAMALMPGDPIIAAWSEQKFGEYAGQLYAILEEEPKASLKDLGDAIDYTVRKIGIDHVGISSDFNEGGGVKGWENVGEIRNVTAELISRGYSEADIAKLWGGNFLRVWDQVEKSAKPALATARDAVKP